In a genomic window of Nocardiopsis mwathae:
- a CDS encoding IS3 family transposase (programmed frameshift), which yields MSRASKYSPEFREEAVRIAIESGRPIAHVAKELGVNSETLRTWVKRHQESRAPEEPGLDLSERARLRELERINREQAKEIEFPKKSGRVLREGSSVSDKYEFIETMRFDDTAKYAFTVDFMCSRLDVSRSGYYEWRARPESATHQRREHLKLLIEKAFDDSEGTYGHRRVHAQLQRWDVQAGPELVRLLMRQMGLEPCQPRPARGCLTDPDGTADIPDLVQRDFTAPAPGMKLVGDVTYIPTWEGWLYLATVIDCCTKEVIGYAMGDHYRTPLIIQALKNAQRNGKVSAGAIFHSDRGSNYTSRGFGEFLAEHGFQRSVGRTGICYDNALAESFFGALKNERVNRMVYPTREGARRDITCYIEHWYNHRRLHSALGYNTPAEVYAAHQEMRLAA from the exons TTGAGCAGGGCAAGCAAGTACTCGCCGGAGTTCCGCGAGGAAGCAGTACGAATCGCGATCGAGTCCGGGCGTCCGATCGCGCATGTCGCCAAGGAACTCGGTGTCAACTCCGAAACCCTGCGCACGTGGGTCAAACGCCATCAAGAGAGCCGCGCCCCCGAAGAACCCGGACTCGACCTGAGCGAGCGCGCCCGCCTCCGGGAACTCGAACGGATCAACCGCGAACAGGCCAAAGAAATCGAGTTTC CTAAAAAAAGCGGCCGCGTACTTCGCGAAGGATCGTCCGTAAGCGACAAATACGAGTTCATCGAGACCATGCGTTTCGATGACACCGCGAAGTACGCCTTCACCGTCGACTTCATGTGCTCCCGCCTCGACGTGTCCCGATCGGGGTACTACGAATGGCGAGCCCGACCGGAATCAGCAACCCATCAGCGGCGAGAACACCTGAAACTCCTCATCGAAAAGGCCTTCGACGACTCCGAGGGAACCTACGGCCACCGGCGGGTGCATGCCCAGCTCCAGCGCTGGGATGTGCAGGCCGGCCCCGAGCTGGTGCGCCTGCTCATGCGACAGATGGGCCTGGAGCCCTGCCAACCGCGCCCTGCCCGCGGGTGCCTGACCGACCCCGACGGCACCGCCGACATCCCCGACCTGGTCCAGCGCGACTTCACCGCCCCGGCGCCCGGTATGAAACTCGTCGGTGATGTCACTTACATTCCTACGTGGGAAGGGTGGCTGTACCTGGCGACCGTGATCGACTGCTGCACCAAGGAAGTCATCGGATACGCGATGGGCGACCACTACCGCACCCCGCTCATCATCCAAGCGCTGAAGAACGCTCAGCGAAACGGAAAGGTATCCGCAGGCGCAATCTTCCACTCTGATCGTGGCAGCAACTACACTTCACGGGGTTTCGGCGAATTCCTCGCCGAACACGGATTCCAGCGCTCGGTCGGCCGAACCGGGATCTGCTACGACAATGCCCTGGCCGAGTCGTTCTTCGGTGCGCTGAAGAACGAGCGGGTGAACCGCATGGTGTATCCCACTCGTGAAGGCGCCCGGCGCGACATCACTTGCTATATCGAGCACTGGTACAATCATAGGCGCCTGCACTCCGCACTGGGATACAACACGCCCGCGGAGGTATACGCAGCCCATCAGGAGATGCGATTGGCCGCGTGA